A single genomic interval of Peribacillus sp. FSL H8-0477 harbors:
- a CDS encoding sensor histidine kinase, giving the protein MKDKLSIKKMYREKLSRSLLLFAIIPTVLVTALFFQLFFSIGIYIGNHDLVNKNKELSDFLTKEIVSYKEDMRILQANPNLSSVFESKKMHTHTYEELYQIVANHHLKSNFYIVSRDGDVVLTNAYQNSAIKIYHKQYLASLHLKPKDEITIYKEKDTELLDYAFLKLTTPVYKGEEVVGFIIFDLQSTYLKRFFEESYYTDIVITDPFGNQLFTSKKSLILGSGKMMTFNEKEYNVATTDIVNDELRVHSIRYMGLINKLYIIGFLGLLVISILLIGITRLFANNAAKRKTKSIDTILSTISEVNEGTYKGYKKLEDNDELEYINYYLNEMIQYRDSLLSENKEILVRKTEAELKELQMQFNPHFLFNTLENIKFMIRLNPSSAEQLLLMLSSILRYSINNTEQNSPIKHDLLYIKDYLEIQKYRFEERLHYTIDLPVELEEYSIPKLITQPLVENAIKYGIDEVSELRITIKLSKTKKSLLIIIADTGIGFTAERLQKIRRLLQSSANHSNHIGIYNVHRRIQLKYGTSYGVRIFSEKGKGSLFLIKIPINKEDKA; this is encoded by the coding sequence ATGAAAGATAAATTGTCAATAAAAAAAATGTATCGTGAAAAATTGAGCCGTTCTCTTTTACTATTTGCCATCATTCCAACTGTCTTAGTGACAGCGTTATTTTTTCAATTGTTTTTTTCGATTGGGATTTATATCGGCAATCATGATTTAGTAAATAAAAACAAGGAATTATCTGATTTTCTAACAAAAGAAATTGTTTCTTATAAAGAAGATATGCGGATTTTGCAAGCAAACCCCAACCTGTCTTCTGTTTTTGAAAGTAAAAAAATGCACACTCATACTTATGAAGAGTTGTATCAAATTGTGGCCAATCACCATTTAAAAAGCAATTTTTATATTGTTAGTCGAGATGGTGATGTTGTATTGACCAATGCTTATCAAAACTCAGCAATAAAGATATACCATAAGCAATATTTAGCTTCACTTCATCTGAAGCCAAAAGATGAAATTACGATTTATAAAGAAAAAGATACTGAACTGTTAGATTATGCTTTTTTAAAGCTGACAACCCCTGTATATAAGGGTGAAGAAGTGGTTGGATTTATTATTTTTGATTTACAATCTACCTATTTAAAGCGTTTTTTCGAAGAATCCTATTACACGGATATAGTCATCACTGACCCTTTTGGTAATCAGCTCTTCACATCGAAGAAATCTCTTATTCTCGGCAGCGGTAAAATGATGACTTTCAACGAAAAGGAATATAATGTGGCAACAACAGATATTGTTAATGACGAATTACGTGTACATTCTATTCGATATATGGGGTTAATTAATAAACTATATATCATTGGTTTTTTAGGGTTATTGGTAATCAGTATATTGTTAATAGGCATTACAAGATTATTTGCAAACAATGCAGCTAAACGAAAAACAAAATCCATTGACACGATTCTTTCGACTATTTCGGAGGTAAACGAAGGGACATATAAAGGATATAAAAAGTTAGAAGATAATGACGAATTAGAATACATTAATTATTATTTGAATGAAATGATCCAGTATAGGGACAGCTTATTATCGGAAAACAAAGAAATTCTGGTCCGTAAGACAGAAGCTGAATTGAAGGAACTTCAGATGCAATTTAATCCTCATTTTTTATTTAACACACTTGAAAATATTAAATTTATGATTCGATTGAATCCTAGTTCGGCTGAACAACTGCTGCTAATGCTTTCTTCTATCCTTAGATATTCTATCAATAATACCGAACAAAACAGCCCAATCAAACATGATTTACTGTATATAAAAGATTATTTAGAAATACAAAAATATCGGTTTGAAGAAAGGCTCCATTATACCATTGATCTTCCTGTAGAGCTTGAGGAGTATAGTATTCCTAAGTTGATTACACAGCCATTAGTAGAGAACGCAATAAAATATGGAATTGATGAAGTTAGTGAACTGCGTATTACGATTAAACTATCAAAAACTAAGAAAAGTTTACTGATTATCATCGCAGATACAGGCATTGGTTTTACAGCTGAACGTCTGCAAAAGATACGTAGATTATTACAATCATCTGCTAATCACTCGAATCATATAGGAATCTATAATGTACATAGAAGAATTCAACTGAAATATGGAACATCTTATGGTGTAAGAATTTTTAGTGAAAAAGGAAAAGGAAGTCTATTTCTCATTAAGATTCCTATCAACAAGGAGGATAAAGCATGA